CATGCGTTTACCCACCTAGCTCGCAAATTACTTGGCGCGGTGGGTGCTTGAATTCCAATAAGTACACGTATGAAGGTAGATAAAACGGATTAGGATGTCACATTCTTTAATGAAATTCAAACCAGAACCAGCGAGTCGGGCGACCTGCCAAGCCTATGTGCCTCACACCAAACTCACTTTATTCaaggagggtttgggggggggggggggggggggagcctttCAATATGAATTCCACAAATCGTGCAGCGAATGTCCCACATAGAGAACGGTGTCAGAAGCAACATGAGGGTTGGTTGTTGGCTTGACGTGCCTGGGAAACTGCGATCAACAGTAAACAGTAGCATGAGTGTCGTTGCGTCCCCACCCCTTGTTCAAACCTTAGTATGCCTGCCTGCGCCGATACCTTTTGACCCCACCGCGTTGAAAGCTTTGTGAGGCGTGGCTGTGTGCAATCTAGCTCCTCTGTGCCCTCCTCTGTCCATCTGTGCTCCTATTGTGCTTCGCTGagactgaagagagagagaggtagagaaagagagaggtagaaaatttggggggggggggggggggagagagagagagaggggggggggggggggggtgggagagagggagagcgagagagagtgagcagttACTTCCTTGTGAGCGTGTAATGTTGTGGAGGGTATTGCGTGTCAGCGAGTCAGGATATTGACAGACTGGTaatgttttactttttacttcGTTCTCACTTCTGCTTTTGGGACTTTTTCGCTTCGCAGTCAGGTTTTTGTTTAGAATGTATTTAAAAAGTTTGCAGCGCGCTGTACTGAATTCCTAGCCTCCGTTGCATGTCTGAACACGCACGAATACGTCTGAACCAAAAGCTGCACTTTGTCACGTAAAGGTTAAGACGATACTATTAGCCATGTGCTCGTATGTTCGCCCCTCGTGTAACCGGACGAACAACAAAGCTTCTGAATGTGGGCATAATCTGATAAGCATGTCAttcgcgtgtgtgcgtgcgtgcgtgcgtgcgtccttAACAAGTGTCAGTCTAACCACGCTCCTTGCCCTTTGCActgtgcctcctctcctccagatcCAGATGTACCAGCTCTCCCGCCTGCTGCACGACTACCACCGCCGGCTGTACACccacctggaggagcaggagatcgGGCCCAGCCTCTACGCCGCGCCCTGGTTCCTCACGCTCTTCGCCTCGCAGTTCCCCCTCGGATTCGTCTCACGCATCTTTGGTACGTTGTCTGGGACCCGCCCCTTTCGTTCCCGTTCCAATCAGCCCTCCCGACGCCCCGAAGGCCAACCGCTGTCCGTCGGTGTCCTCTGATGTGCGAGGTAACCTTGTTGTTGTGTACTTTGTTTTGCGTTCAGATTTCCTCTTCATCCGAGGCACGGAGGTGGTGTTCAAGGTGGCGTTGTGCCTCCTCAGCAGCCATGAGGAGGAGATAATGGAGTGTGACAGCTTCGAGAGCATCGTGGACTACCTGAAAACTACGATTCCCAGCATGACCGAGGCACAGATGGAGCAGACCATCGCTAAGGTAGGGATTACGGGTTTTCAGAATGTTACAACTGAgataacaaacacaaaaataaatgtatttgttttgacCGTTCACAAAACTGTTAAGAGTTACTTAGGCTTTAGGCTTACAGTTATTAACTTTAGTAGCCAGAATACTGTTATACATAATACAGTATTCTGTTAATTTTACACCTAAAATTAATGTCGGTTTTttaactacttttttttttaccatttttaCTACAGTGCCTGCGTGTGGAAACGCACGTTGCACTTTCTCCCTCCAAACCCATAAAAGAAATCGTTTTGACCCTTTCCCAAGGAACTAACAGGGTTTTATGTGATTAGTTCCGCAAAGCCACAATAATGATCTAAAGTAAAAGCATGTCaaattcaatcaatcaattcatagCAGCACTCCAGCGGACAACCGCTGCGAAGCATCGGGTCCCGTTTGCCACGTTTGCTTCTGACCTGCTCTCTTCGCCCCCGGCACggccacctctccccctctccaggtgtctGAGATGGACATCTCCAAGCAGCTCCACACGTACGAGGTGGAGTACCACGTCCTCCAGGACGAGATGGTGGAGGGCGGGCCCCTGGCGGAGGACTCTGAGCGGCTGGAGAAGCTGGAGAAGACCAACGTCCAGCTGAAGAGGCAGAacatggagctgctggagaagcTGCAGGTATGGTGCGGCCGGAAGCACTCTGAAGGACACCTCGTGGTGTTTTGCAGGGTCAGGGAACAGGGAAGAGACCTTGTTCTAATGTTGAGTACGGTTCAGGTCAGAGCTCAGCCAGTAAGAGTATGCTTTCGTTcagctttgtttacattttcccTTTGCTGTGCCCCTTTGtggtctttttgtttttgttgtgtaatGCCTAAGATCGCCCGTAGGTGGCACTAGAGTGCAAGTTAAAGAATGGCCAGGGGAGACAAAGGACTGAGCGGTTGCCGTTATTGGCTTGCTATTACAGGGATTTGTGTTGTAAAAGTTACAGTGGGAAGTGATTGCAAAACATTTGAGGAAACAACGTTTCCCTACAGACATTCCCGCCACTAAGGAGGATTGTTTTGTTTATGGTCAATCACGTTGATCAATTGGTTTATACatagctatatatatttatatatatatttatatatttatatttatatgtgtatatatatatatatattgccagTGACAAAGAATTTATtcagttaaaaaaacaaacggaACCTTTCGTGCGTTGATGAAGTGGGCATAGTGTTGAGTACTGACTACTGAGATAGTCCAGATGGTTGGTGGTTGGATGGTCTgatatctcacacacactctgtctctctctctctgtctttttctctctctctctctctctctctctctctctctctctctctctctctctctctctctctctctctctctctctctctctctctctctctctctctctctcgctgtgtctctctctctctctctctctctctctctctctctctctctctctctctctcttcccccccctccctgtcgctcgctcactctcgttggtctctctctctctctccgtctctccctctccggtgAACCTCGATGTTTCCCGTGCTTCCAGGCGGCGAGGCAGAAGATCCAGACGCTGGAGACGAACGTGGAGAGCTTCCTGTCCCGGGAGAGCAAGATGAAGCACTCCATTCGCTccctggagcaggagaggaCGTCGTACCAGAAGACGGCCGAGCGCATGCGCTCCTGTCTCCCTGCCGACGCCTTGGCAGATGTGGAGATGACCCAGATCAAAATGGGCCCCAACGGAAAAGCCAAACCCGTGGCCAAGAAGCCCTGATTGGGTACCccaagcagggggggggggggggggggtgttgtagGGGCGGGGGTGTGGGGATGTGGGTTCGCCCACCCGCCCGCTCTCCCTGCCCCGCAAGGACGCTGCATGAGGTAGACGGCACACACAGCAAATGGCATTTCTAAAGtaatactgtatatattgtttGAAGGCTGGGCTGCATTGTGCGGCCACATAAAGAGCCTGAGAGTGTTCACAATACGATGTCTGGGGCCTCAGACGAGCCAAAACAGCCGTCTCCTGCCCCCAGACTTTTCCTAATGGCGCACCAAAGTACATTTTTCAGTCCTCATTCTCTCACTGCCAGTTAGAAGCTCAGCAATAAAGTAATAACCGCTCAAGGTCTTTGCCAGGGTGCTTCAGGGGGAGAGACGACTCCGGTCTGAGTCTAATCAAGCACTGCCTTAATGTAACAACAACCACTGCTAGTCAGAGGTGGTGGACCAAGTCTGACGCTTGGGTATGGCGTCTGCAAGCATGATTTAGTGGGGTATACAATCAACCAAGTGTTAGTTCACCCCTACCTGTCGGTGAACTCTCTTTTATGCAGAGACTTTGGAGGTTATCATGAAACGACGTCCTCCTTTTTGCTTTCAGAACTTTGTTCAACTGTTGTTTTTCCCGTTGTACTTGAAAACGATCCGAATGTAATGTCCATCCCAAAAACAAAAGACACTGAATACAATCGTGGgagagttgttgttgtgtttcggGGGGGAGCTCAGCATCTAGGTCCTGTGTGGAGGTCCGTGTCtactggtggaggaggtggaggttagggtggGCTTCCACTCACTAGGAAACACTAACAAAGGGATGTGTCAAGACGCTGATGGTGTGAGTGAACCAGATAGTGGTCTCCGGTCGTGTTGTGGAGTCTTCGCCGTggtgatgaccccccccccacccccacgctCTGCCCCGCCCTGGACCAGCTGATCTAGTCATGGagtaggagagggggggcttCAGGGCGTGTGTGAGACCACGAGGTTCCACCGCAGAAGAGCGAACCGACCGCGCCCCGGCCGTGACTCGCGTGGTCCGGGACACCCCGTTTGTACTTGTACTCGTTTcgtccttttttttattttttattttcattagaAATGTTTGCGGCAGTAGATGTTTCATTATCGACAGCATTCGTCGCGTTGTTCCCTCCTCTGTGTTTACTTTTTATTCGTGACGCACCAGGTGCTCCTTCGCCCGATCGACTCTAGCGGTCGTATCTCGCCATGGATCGGGAGAGGACGGGTGTCCCCCGCTCCCGCGTTGTCTGAGACGTTCCCCTCGAACACCTGGACTGCAGACGCTGAGCTCTCCTTCAGCGAGGTGAGAAGAGATGGAAGACCAACAGGAAGGGAGGACATCAAAACGGTTGCAAGTGTCTGTCGAGTAGAGAAAGTCATTTTAGTTCTTACACCATGCTCCTTATgggtaacacacaaacacacacgcgagcgcaaatacacacacacacacacacacacgtgcgcaaatacacacacgcgcgtgcgcaaatacacacacatgcacggaaatacacacacacacacacacacacacacacacacacacacacacacacacacacacacacacacacacacacacacagagggagtcAGACATCGAACCGACTGACCTCAGGGACAGACGGttcagttctctctctccctctcaaactgTCTCTTGGTTCTTTTGTTTAGTTCCATCCCACCGCTGTGTCTGACTCACCATCTCTTAAGGTTTCTCACTGAAGGAGAAGACACTCCTGGGCTTTAGTGCTACGTTATACAACACGTATGCAGTGTCTGTGTAAAAATAAGTATTGCACGAAAGGCCAACAGCGTTTCCCTACCCTTGATGGTAAATGGTTGTCCAGAGTGCTGTATTTCACATGAAATGCTGCTTGTTTATgagcattcatttttttttttaccatgcaACACGGCCTGCTTAACAAGGCTGCTGTTCATTTGCTTTGCTTAAACAGGAATGTGCAGAAATTACCAACTTATGTTTTGAAACGACCAGTAGACGACCCTGAGCAATGCGTCAGGTCTCGTTAGCGGGCAAAAAGTTGCACTGTAACATATTTGACATTTTGTTACCgtttttttgttgtattttccAAAACTTGCAGTAATCACTTGTGAAGACTGGTTATTCGTTGTACAGGATGTACTTCAAATTAATCATTTCCAAGGCCTTCTCTTTCTTAAAACTATTGGATGACCAGTAGAAACCTGTTCTACACTGGTGGCTTTTTAACGTTGAATATTGGATGAATCATTGTCAATAACATCAGCTCTTGGAACCAAAGAGGCAGTCTATTCAGTTATCTGAAGTAAAAGTCACCAATTTCACAATGTATTACAATGTATTACGATCTTTACATTGCTATTTGATACATTTTATATCAGGTGTGCTGTTTAGAGACAATGTAGCATAGACTCCtcaacagacacatacaataGCATTATTAATGCTCACGTAAAAATAGCTTTTCAGTGTTGTGGGTAAATACTGGATGTGGTTGACTGATCATAGTGTGGCTTACATAATCTTTGATAAACAATGTTATGCATTACACATTTAATTTTCTGATGAGTGCCAAAATCTGAACGCCTTAATGATTCACTGTCTGACAATCTGCAACACGTTGGCAACGCCAGTTCTGCTATTGCATGTCaattgtgtccacatggtggaTTAATGATTTctgctctgtttttcttttctcttttatttctttttcttttcttttatacCGCCTGGTGCTTTAAGCATCAACAGCATTAGCACCGTGTTCTTGTTTGATCATCAACCACACAAACGTAGCTCAAAAGGCAAACGCGTTGCGCGTTTCCCTCCCTTTAACTTGAAGCCTCCGCACCCAGCCGGGAGACATGTCATGATATCTTCAATAAAAACCTCTTTCTGGTTGTCTTTCTCAGCTTCCTCGTGTCCCTATCCTCCATCGTTCTCGGCCGTCTCTTGTCCTCGGGGTGCTGCGCGGTGTGGGATGTAGCCCTGAGCCGAACCTGGCTCTCTGTGCGAAATAACAACAGCAGTGCAATAGGCCAACGTGTTCGTGTCAGTTTTTACAGGCTCTATTTTTAAGGCCTTTTTGGAAGTTTTCTTACTTTCTTTCAACGCCTCGGGGCAGACAGGAGTGCAGGTACGGTCTTTCGGAAGTCgtgccaaaaaaaaataaagaatccgCTCACTGGCCTTACAATGCATCCCTGGCGTTGATTGTAAAAGAGACGAGATGTAAATATAAAAGTGGATCTGCTCATCGCGCACAGCCCTCCATCAATACAACGCCTTTTGATTTGACAAATGTACATTTGTAAAGTAACAAAGAAAAGATGAGTGCAAAGATGTGCTTGatatccttctgtgtgtgtgtgtgtgtgtgtgcgtgtgcatacgtGCGTGAATGCGCGAGAGAATCGACCGACACATTTTGGAAGCACTTCATATCgtcttttttatgtttttcgcTTTGTCGACCAAGCACACACTAGTACCTGGTGGTGAGCCCTCCGGTGCAGCAGACCAGAGtcccacgtcccccccccccccgtccccccccaaaGAGGGCTGGGCCCATGGGACAGCCCCgtcacggcagcagcagcagtgccgGGGAGGTGTTCTGGAGCTCGTCACCAAGAgggaacacacaagacacaaacacaaagagccaCGACCGCGCCAGGGCCTATCGCACGCTAaacaaaaggggggggggggggcacattcCTGGTGTATTCCCACACGCGGACACATCCTGCAGCAGGGGCAACCGAGGGATGCTGGGACCCCGCTGGGGATTGGCCAAGAACCACATTTCCTCCACAGAGGctccttatctgtgtgtgtgtgtgtgtgtgtgtgtgtgtgtgtgtgtcccctcctCCTTGCGCCTCTCGTTCCCATAAGGATCAGGGAGGGGCCGGGCCCCAGCTCTCTATTTGGGCAGTGGGCTGGGTTTCTTGTCAGGGGTCCAAGTGTAATAGTTTAGTTTGGGAGACGGGTGTAAATCCAGGACGTgatggaagacgtaggcgaaaCGTGTATCGTAGTAAAAACTTAAGCCTGTCAATGTTTCAAAgtacaaaaaaggaaatgaacTCGTGCGGACGTTTGGCCGCATCTGCATTGCGTATGTgtttttctgcgtgtgtgtgtatgagtgtgcatgtatttttgtgtatttttctgtctttgtgtttgtgtgttttaaggCCAGGGTCAGCCCAAAGGGTGGGGTTCAGAGGGGGGGTTCTGATACCAGAGCTTATTCTTGGGTTTGGACAAgagaggagtgtgggggtggggttggctgATGtctgtggggtggggtggggtggtagtggtggtggtgagaatAGAAGGGTCCTCCTACCTTATATGGGAATTCATGCTGCACTGCCGCTGGTGCAgaccagagtctgcaatgaaagaagagaaaaaaaaaaaaaactgttggaCCCCGCCAGTGTACGGTCGTCAGAACCATGTATTCCAGCTTTTTGAGAATAGCTTTTGTTTCTGCAGCACGGTCATCCAAAGAAATGTTGAATCGATACTGTGCTTTCAGACCGAAATACAGCAaggcacacagacaacacacatatgctcgtgcacacacgcacacatacacacaaacacacacactccatacacacacacacacacacacactccatacactcacacacacacacacatacacactccatacacacacacacacacacacacacacactccatacacacacacacacacacacacacacacacacacacacacacacacacacatacacactccatacacacacacatacacactccatacacacacacaaacaaactgaaCTCCAGCCAGAGCGAGACGGGATCATCAGAGCGAGATGAGCTCATCTATGCAGCATCCAGTCTGTTGTCAAGCAgagaaatatagagagagaaaaatatattctttatttctctctcgaAAGTTAAAGAAAGTGagaaggagggtggggaggCAGAAGGGCAAAGGGGGGTGTagtgagaggaaggggggatggGTGGAAGCATGGGTATTTGGaagttcgggggggggggggggggtgttaggcTTGGAGACAGCTGGAGGGGTGGTAGAGGGACCCAGGTGGACTCGGCCTCATCCAGAGAGAGGCTGC
The window above is part of the Gadus morhua chromosome 20, gadMor3.0, whole genome shotgun sequence genome. Proteins encoded here:
- the tbc1d4 gene encoding TBC1 domain family member 4 isoform X5, which codes for MYQLSRLLHDYHRRLYTHLEEQEIGPSLYAAPWFLTLFASQFPLGFVSRIFDFLFIRGTEVVFKVALCLLSSHEEEIMECDSFESIVDYLKTTIPSMTEAQMEQTIAKVSEMDISKQLHTYEVEYHVLQDEMVEGGPLAEDSERLEKLEKTNVQLKRQNMELLEKLQAARQKIQTLETNVESFLSRESKMKHSIRSLEQERTSYQKTAERMRSCLPADALADVEMTQIKMGPNGKAKPVAKKP